The following DNA comes from Fusarium fujikuroi IMI 58289 draft genome, chromosome FFUJ_chr03.
TTGGACAATGAGGTAGGtagatgatcaagaagctctccCCAATTCCAACTCATCCAAGCCACAACACGCCAGCGTCCCCACTAACGAAACCAAGGCTGTGCACCTGTTCCATCCAATCACAGGCGTATAAGCCACACACCAAACGTCGTCATCACCAGATTCGGCCGCTTTAGCATCGCCACTCTTAATGCGATCAACAGAAACTCGGCCACTTCCACACAATCAGATGCTTTGCAATGGCCCTGGGAGGGATCCCAGCTACGTAATAATGGATGTCTTGCGCAAGCTTAGTCCCCATACGCAAGAAACCACTTAAACCCCGAATTCCTCACCCAGTTTACCTATCCCCTCCACGAACCTTAATCCTCACATCTTCGTTATTTTCTTGACAATATTCGTATAAACCTAAGTGACTATGGGTGCTAAGTCAGGGACCGCTCTCAAGTTCCTTCAATGGTTCATTCGTGGCATTCAATTTGCCTGTGCAGCCCTTATCCTTGCCATTTACTCCTACTTCTTAGCCACGCTCCATAACCACAACCTTCACATCAGTGATACCATCCGCGCTGTGGAGGGTATCTCTGGTGTGGCCGTTCTTTACACTGCTGCAGCTCTGGTACTTGTCTGCTGTCTCGCTGGCCGTAcgctttcttctctcctcgccatcatcttgGATGTTGCTTTCATCGGTGCATTTATCTatgttgctgttgccaaCAAGGGTGGCGCCAGCAGCTGCACTGGCTATCTCGACACTCCCTTTGGTAAAGGAAAAGCTGGAAACACTGCTGAGGGAAGTGATGGATTCACTGCTTTGCCGAGTTACCGCACGGCTTGCAAGCTCCAGTCCGCTTGTCTAGCTGTTTCTATCATCGCCATGTAAGTCACAAATCTAGACACATGCATACTGCAGTCCAACTGACATttcaacagcatcttcttcatattCTCCATTGTGATGGAGGTTGCCCTTGCTCGCCACCACCGCAAGGAGAAGCGCTTCGGCCCCAGTCCTGCCAACGACTACACCTCTGGCTATGGTGCCAAGGGTGGATTCCTGGGCCGTCTTTTCCGTCGTCGCAAGACTGCTGCCGCTGAAGAAGGTCATGGCTTGCCGGAGCATACTCATCCTGATCAGCTCGATACATATCGCCAGAGTCACACCACAGATCGCACCGCCGTCAACAACTACCCTGACAATACCTACAACAAGTACGATAACACCGGCTTCAGTTACCAAGACCCCAACCATGGGCGCCAGGACGGTTATGGTCAGATTCACTACCCGGAGCCTGAGTATGGTGTCACTCAACCGCCTGCTCGTCAGAGCGAGAATCCAAACTATCGCTATGAAGACGGCGTTTATGATCGCACTTAAGATATAACGAAAGAAACTGGAAATCCCAATTGGAAAACTGCGCAGAATGATACCCGGAATGTTGCTACCGGCAAAATTAACAGGTCGCCCATGAATATTCACGTTATGTTAGATAATAGGGCTTGACTCGCCCGCTTAATGATTAATCATATGCATTTTGATCTCTTCAAAGCCGGGATAATAGCGATGTGCCGTTTCTCCACGGATCAATATCCAATTCAAGGCTGGGCTGTTCACATTTTCTGTTTTCCTTGAACTAAAATCTCTTAGTTTATGTTGTCTCCAGGGTCTTTTGCCGCTTGAAATACTTTACACTCATCTGACAGGCTGGTGTCTTCGCTTTaatctcttccatctctaTATCATCGCAGAGCCAAGCTTCAATAGGTATCAGAGAGGTTGAACTGTTACATCCCAGACCAAAACGCTGATGTAGCGGGAAACCCACAAACGAGTCTTGACGGAGAGTGAACAGACAACTTGCTGTTTGTCACTCGTCATACCGACCAAAAGCACCCAAGCAAGAACCCCTTTGTGTAACAGGCCTACCAGACCTCACCCGGCTCTAGTTCGCTCATGCCATCGTCGCCTCCCCCTTCCGTCCAATTCaactccagcttctcaagttcccTGGAGAAAAAGTCCTGCTCGTCTCGCATAGCAGCTCTGATATCTGGTGCGATTTTGTCTGGGTACCGGCGAAGGTTAAGCCAGTGTGTTAGGCTGCGCAATGCTTGTTCCAGGGGAAGCGCTGCGTCCACTTCGGCATCCACGTCACTTCCCGCAAGCCATTCGTCCTTCAGCTCCGGTCGACAGTGCAGATATATCGCTGTGATCACCCGCATGTTGCTCTGGCGCCACTTACGGCCGCAGTAGGGAACTTGGTTCTTGAACAATTTAAGCGTATACAGGCGTAATTCTGGTTGAGGTACTTTGAGAGACTTCCTAAGGATTGTTGACGACTTGTATTGGACAAGCAGCAAGTTTCGGTGTGCTTTGTTTTTGCAAATCTTTTGCATCACTCTCAAGTAATTAAtgagggagaagaagttgcGGCGCGAGAAGTCTGTGATAGGCTCTGTCGGTTGTTGATTGAGGGGATAGCCAAGCTCGTCTACTTCGGGTCTCGTTGAAGAAGCGTGGTCATCGCTGTTGGGATCTGTGTCATCGTCGTTTTGCGCAGTTGGCGATCGTCTTCTCCTGATCGGCGGAGGGGCAGCCTCATCTTCGCTCTCTTCTATTTCTTCGTCAtccccttcatcttcttcctgcaCCGAGTCTGCAGCTGCCTTATCTCTAGATTGCGACAACAGGTTACAGAAATGGAAGAAACTAGGGATATTAGCAGACTGGCTCTAAACTCCTAAGCATTACCCCATACCTATTTTCAGCGCGGTCCATTTTGCTATCGACCACCTGCTGAACATCTTGATGAgcgaagagcttgaggacgAGAGGGACGTAGTTAGAGTCCAATAGAAGTTGCGTCATATACTCGAATTTGAGGACATCTATTTAATATCAGCAAAGAAGCCAATCAAGCAGACTCTGTCAACATACGAGAAACTCTCAGCCATTTCAGCAGGAGTATGAGAATCCCAGTCATGGCTTTGGATGTGATTTCCCGAGTCCTGGCGGCGTCAACTTCTTCTAGAGATAATTCAGGTGTCGGTGGTTTGGGGAGGCTCTGTCCGGGCAACTCCTGCTGCTGTCTATTCGCCGAAGGACCGCCGTTCATGCCAGGATTGTTGCCTCTACCCATTCCTGGAGGTGcttgttgaggttgctgTGCGACGATTGCTGTCACGTTAAGAAGAATCGGCCGCAGTAGGACTATCACAAGCGATTGGAGGTGAGGCAGAGCATCACGCTAAACGTCGTTAGCATCTTCCCCATTTTCATGGTTCGTGTTCACCACCCACATAGAACttttcaacagcagcaaggcGTTGCTTGTCTCGTTCAGATAACAGCTCTGGTCGAGGACCATAGTCAATCTCAGGTTCAGGAGCGACGGggttctttctcttctcctctgctttTGTCTGCGCTTTTACCGCCTTCAGAatctcttgctcttctgccGAAAGCTCATTAAGGTCTAGACCCTCaatctcgtcatcatcatcattgtgGTCACTATTATAGCCGCGCTCGAACTTAAGAAATCGCTCGCGCTCTTCCCAGAGCTGGCGAGTCGCCCGTGTCATCCTGACTCGTTTTGAGAATAACTCTCCAGCTTCAAGGATGGAAGCGGGAATATCGCTTCCTTCCCACTTTCGGCCTACCAGAGCATGTTGGAGACCAGAAGGGCCTTTCCCGCCAGCAAAGTTGCTCGACGCATCTAAAGGAGGGTACATGAAAGGGAAATTCTGGTTTGTTTGATAGTTCtgtttcttgcctcccttTCCATTTACCGCTGGAGAAGGGGGTGGTGATGGCGCTGGGGTTGCAATGTGTACTGGTTGGTCAAGAATCGAGGTTCCTCCACTGTGAACCTGAGGTGGCGCGGGAATGATACCGTTAGCACCGTTATTCCTGGAAACTTGACTCGAGAGAGGGGGTAATAAAGAGGTGTTATCTGCTTCAAGTGGAATGGCTGGTCGCGGAGGTACATATGCTGGGTATTTTGATGTAATCTCTTGCCGGAAAACGTGATAGTCTAGGGGTGAAGCAGTGATGGTCTTCTTATCAGCTGCTTTGTCTCCCATCTCATTAGTAGCGTCTTTGATAGCTTCGAGCTCTTTGGTTCCACCAAAAACAAGTAGAATTGATTTCCAAAACAGTAGAAGTATCTGTTGAAGAATGAGCATCACGGCGTGAAACACGACTGCTCAACATACCTGAGTTTGGGGCATGGCATTTTGCTCATCCCATCGTAATTTCGAAGTTGCTGTAAACATGTAATCGACCATCGAGGGATTGAGTTCCACTATTCGTATCAGCCAAGGCCAGAtagaagacgaagaaaaagCTTACACAACTTTCCGTATGTAGAGGACATGTCTTCCGGGTCGTTGAGAGTGTCCTGTACTACAACGTACATGATGGTCATGAGATTCATCAACTCATCCTGAGCTTCTTGGGCGCTGTTATGCTGCCCTAGAGGATCCCCTGACCTGGGATCTATATTCAGTTTCATGCTGCAAAAGGTACGTCAGGCTATGCTCACCACTGTACTTCGAAATTACTCCGCAGGGCTTCCCATATCACTGGCAGCCCTTCCAAAGAGCTAAGACACTCGACTCCAGCCTTGATAGCCTGCAGCTGTGGAATACTCGCAACGGACCGACTATCTCCTGCTGTCGCATTCGGCATGGCAGTATCATTCCAACGGCCCAAAACCAGGTACACCAGCTTCCCAATAGAAGCTGACCGTAATGCTGCATCGTTGGATTGCACGCCTGCTATAGCGGTTTGGACAAACCGTGCCCGCGTATCGTTATCTGCATCATCCCATGAGTCCTGAGATCTCGACTCATGCTGCCAGTGCCACTTAAAAGCTCTCTGCGCAGCACTGAGCCTAACCCACTGTGGTACCTGATAGTTGAACCACTCGTCTATCTCTTCGGCATGCGGACCCATGTCGGTGTACTCAAAATCATAGGCGACAGGATCTGCGCGATTGAACTCCGCTACTATATGGCGCAATTGCTGGAGAGAGAGCGAGTCGGTCCCCGAAGGCTGATCATTTGAAGGGAGAGATGCCATAGGCGCGGCTGGAGGAGCGCCTTGTAGAGAGTTTCGCTCGAGGGGAGGCCGTGCTGCTGTGGGCGGCGCAGGAACCGGTGGAAGATCGGGTTGTTCGGCCTCGCCGGCGAGGTCAGCGATTTCACCTGTGTCGGTTACATCATCTATCGGAGTAATAGGTTGCGCATCGTCTTGAGAGGCCCTCGGGGGCCAGGCGTTGCTCATGGTGTTGGGAGGTTGATCTAAACAAATGCCCCGCCAAAGTCGATGTTTTTTTTTCGTTTCGGTGCTTAAGCCATAGTGGAATTACTGCTTGATTAAGTGCTGATTACAGGGAAACAAGCGTGTGGCTTTTGTCTCAGCCGGTGCTTTAGAGAGACCGAAATGTATGAGCGATAATAGTTGTAGACGTGGCCTGgttgagttgatggaggaggaggaagcccGACACCTCAGCCTTGGGAATTGGTAACGCCCGCCGAATATAATTGGCGGATGCTCTGAGGTACCAATGCAGGTCCTGCCAGGCGCAACTACTATACCTTAGGTAGTTAGTAGGTAAGGGTCCCCGCATCCTCCTCAACTTATTGCTGTGGTCAATAACTGCCTAGGTACTAAAGTACTTACTACGAGAGCAACTACCTACATTAGTACATATAAGAAAAGCGATTTAAGAAAAGCtaaattttattaactacATTATCAGATTTTGATTTTATTCTGtaactatatcttataagcGTTTTAACCCAAGAGGAAAATAacatataaatattatatgaaataataaatatttataatttaaaactTAAATAGTTTATCAAGTAATACTCCTCTTTATCTATAAGCTTCTCTACTCTATAGAATTCGTTCACTCAGAACCCGACGAACCTACATCAGAGCCATTATTACCATCTCCCTCTTTCAATGCTTGTTTCTgtccttttgcttttgccCTTTTTCGTAGCTTCTTCAGACGAttcattctcttcttcttgtcttttaCATGCTCCTCTTTCTCGGCCAATTTCTTGACTTCGGCTGTTTTCCTCTCTTCCATTTCCTTTGCTCGCTTTCTTAGGGATATCCGTTGTTTCTTTCCTGGTCGCCGTTTTGTTTGAGCCACTTCATCCTGTGGTTTTTTATTCGCCCTAGCGTTTCGAGTGACAGCGAGTTTCGTAACCCTCCAAGGAACCTCGAGACCCCAAGCCCTGCCGTGTGATCTCGCCAACACTTGGTCCCCACTCACTGCTGCTAGAGTATACTCATGCTTTCGTTCTGCAGAGATGTTTTGAACCACATAGTAAGTGAGTGGCCGACCGATCACAAAAGTTCCATCGCCTGTTGGTCCAGGATCTTCCTCCAGTACGACTTTTTGACTTGGTGGGGCTTTGCTGAAAAGTCGAAAAACAAATTCCtctccctcatcatccttggcGGCAGAAATAGTCTCTGATCCTCCAGTATCGTTATCACGAGATTCTTTGCTTCCTGCGAGAGAACAGTCCTTCATCGCGACTTCAGGGGTCGGTTCTGCCAAGATTTCCAGCCCCAATGATCTTGCGATCTGTGCATTCAGTTTTGCGCGCAACTCAACATCACAGACACCATCGTCACTCCAATTCTCTGCGCCATCATCTGATTTATCCAGATCTTCTCTTCGAACCCTGAAAAGTGAGTTAATACATAGAAAACGGATCACGGTAAGCAGGCCATCACTTACCTCTTTGCTTCAGGCACTTCAAACATGCTGCTCTCTCTTTGTCAATGGTGGACAGCCGCAGGGGACATAAAGTGAGATTCTGGGCAGGTCTGCCTCAATATGAAAATAGAAACAAAGACCACAATATTATAGAGGTGCAGCAAGATAAGTCAGGGAAGCAGATTAGCGGGGATCTTTTGAGGCTGGGCCACTTCCATCAAAAGTCAAGGTGTTGTAAGCAGCAAAATCCCCATAACTATACCAAAATTCCGGAATGGCAGCTTTGTTATCTTATCGCCTCGCACCAGCCACATCTACTTTAACTTTTGAGGTGCCAAAATTGTATTGAATGCGGTGTctagataggtaggtaccttacccAAGGAGGTTAGTACTTCAATACGCTAGTAGATagtactgtatgtactgATCCCGAGAGCTTGTCTCTAATCAAAGTATTCAGAAGTTGTCAAAGTTTAGTGTTCACAGCAACAGATGAAATTCTGCCTAGGTCCGTTGATTAAAACGCAATTATCTCTGCAACATAAATTAAGGATTAACAAAAGGCGAGCATCAACCAGTGATACTCTGTGACACTTAGCCTAACATTCCCTCTGCACACTAGTCAACCTGAACTTCAGCTCTTCAGGTGAACCAATCAGATTACCTTCTGCACTCGCAGAACAGATCTATTAACAAAGCCATCCCCCACGATAGCCCTGCTTAGAGGCTCAATTACGACCAGGCTATTGGGACATTAACTTGGCACAGCGCAAGCATGAAAGGGGCATGGCATTAGATGGTCCGGGCCTCGGAGGGCCATTCGATGGTGCGACGTTCGTGTGACCTCAGTTATTGATTGCTTCTGAGTATAAAGAGCCCAAGGCCCCGAGTTTGCAATGTAGTTGGTTCACAGCACAAGCGTTTCGTTGCAAGGACCAACCAGGGGTAGGATGATGACTATTCATTTTCCAGCTCTACCTCCTTCACAACAGCGATCAGTCAAGCCAGTCACTCAAGAGCCCGAGGGAATTTCTTCATCACACTCCGATTGTTTTTAACTACTTCATCGATACATAAGGGAACTCGAGCTCAGCGGCAACTTTTTCGATGTGCCACTTGACAAAATAAAACACCGCCCTATGACGGAGCTGGTACAATCCGCAGATTCATACCCGCAGGAGAAAAtaaacaacatcaacaaacaaaATCAGAGAAGAAGATACGCCCTTGTTTCGCCTGACCCGTCCTTTAGCCCCAGACATGCAACGGCGTCTCGAATCGTTGCAGAACCAGCCGCTCTGCATTAATGAGAGGTTTCGAATTGACCAGTTCTCGTCGTTCCTCAGCGTCATTAGCCTCTAGTCATCCCTTGCCAATCCTCGTGTATCAaatcctcttccttctttctccttcgGCCAATCCTTTTCACCTCCATTaactcttcatcattcttgCCTCTGCTTCCGGCTCCGTCTACTTTCTGGTATCCATGTTTCAAATCAGTGCAAGCCGCCCAATTCAGATTGCCAACACCATCCGtcataaaaataaaaaaataaataaactcCAGTAGGTATTGTTACAAGCTCACTGACAAACGAACCAAGCGCTCCACAAGTTCAGTGGTTGTCATGCTTCTCGTTAGGCCAACATCTTTTGATAACAACTTTTTGTATCGTCAAACGCGAGCTTCTTAACTGTGGATAAAATAAGACATAGAAGTCTAGTTCCCATTCCAGGAATACTGATGCATGGCATCAAAAGAGCCTCTCGCGGCTCCGTTATAGACAGACGAACCCTGCGGCTGGCTCGATTCGGTCTTCGTTGGCGACGATCCCGCAGGTGTACTCTTGTACTCGTCTTGAGGGAAAGGGTATGGTCGAGACTCAGCAGTGCTGGCATATGCCAGATTCGTACTATGCTCCCCAGACGCTGATGTCCAGGTATGCGCAGGGGCGTAGTAGTCCCTTGCAGGCACTGAAGGTGGCCCAGATGTTTCTGGGTTGTAACTAGGCTGCGCAACCTCGGTAGAACTCGAGTTCACGGGGGCATACGGGGCGTATCGATATTCTGGAGAGGCGTCGGTGTTCGCTACTGAGCCCGCGCTCCTTATCGAGGGATGACTCATGTGTCGTGGGCTCTTCAACGGCCTTGGATTATCGACGTAACGAGGGATGTTCATGGCCTGGTCATGGCTTCCGAGCGGAGTGGTATGTATCGATAACTGCGGAGGGCCAGTCGTTGTCTGCATATCATAAGTATACTGGGATCGGACTGGTGGGTGCTCCGAATCATTCGTTACCATGGATATGGGCACAGGGGGTTCCATCGATGATTGGATGGGCATTCCTTGTGATTCAGCAGGGAAACTGGCCGTACCAGCCAGAGGGCCCATTGATGCCGCAGGGTAACTCTCTGCACCGGAGGTTGGGATATGACCCAAGGGCACCTGGGCCGGCGGTGTTCCCCAAGTTGGATATGAGCTACAAATCGGTCAGTACAGCTCAAATCTAGATACAACCAAGTCGACCCAGGAGCAAACTCACTTAGATCTTATTGGGCCTAACTGTGTGCCCGGGATCTTTGGCGCgttaaaggtaaaagctGTCCGTGGGAGCTGAGCGTCAATGCCTCTCGGTTTCGCTTCCTGGTGCTTTGCGCTTAGGGGGCCCGCAACAACTCCCACTCCAGTTTCCACAAGGGCTTGTCCTCGAGATCCTGCACTGGATCCCAACAAAGGAATCTCCTTTCGAGCTTGAAAGTTACGAGGGCTTCGCCCTCTGACGACAATGGGCGCCGTCGTGGATTCCGTGAGCACAGTCTTGTTACCGTTGGCCAATGTTCCAACGACTTTGAGATGAAGGACAAAATGTTGCTGGAGCTCCTTTCGACGACCATTGTTTGCAGTTGCACTGTGATCGTATTAGCAAGCGAGTGTTGCCAGTGCAGCCAATGACTTACATCCTGAATTGAAGGCGTCGCCACCCAATGGGGTACACGGCATATTCGCCATCAGATTCTGTCCCATCATCCTGGAAAGGAATTAGGGGCAGAGACTGCGGTTCTTGATCTGGGGTTTGGTTTGTCTCTGGTGAGTTTGGTGGAGGGGTTTTCCACGGAATCACGATTAATCGGACCGGGTTGCCATCAACAGACTCAATGGCAGAGATAGTAACTTCCATGTTGCTGACTGCAACAGTCTCGCCAGATTCGGTGATCACAGACAGTTGACCTCGTGGTGTAACAAGAGTGCCGCTGATTTGAAATAGATTTCTTCGGTAACAGGTCAACTCAGGCTGTCTGAGC
Coding sequences within:
- a CDS encoding related to acid phosphatase, which encodes MADLRGHPGHSSMWSSYGGSVHIPGRVTDPMPSTSSPLSGRTSSNHTEMDQPSHPYSRYPQDDQEAYDRPAHPEIVSHHGYPNLKRSFSEAEPPAYQEIVQDLRDDSSKMTASHEHKLLAFKRTQDKHTIVDQQGRMQQLELSAQLHGMFFLSEMPANTSDGSLRQPELTCYRRNLFQISGTLVTPRGQLSVITESGETVAVSNMEVTISAIESVDGNPVRLIVIPWKTPPPNSPETNQTPDQEPQSLPLIPFQDDGTESDGEYAVYPIGWRRLQFRIATANNGRRKELQQHFVLHLKVVGTLANGNKTVLTESTTAPIVVRGRSPRNFQARKEIPLLGSSAGSRGQALVETGVGVVAGPLSAKHQEAKPRGIDAQLPRTAFTFNAPKIPGTQLGPIRSNSYPTWGTPPAQVPLGHIPTSGAESYPAASMGPLAGTASFPAESQGMPIQSSMEPPVPISMVTNDSEHPPVRSQYTYDMQTTTGPPQLSIHTTPLGSHDQAMNIPRYVDNPRPLKSPRHMSHPSIRSAGSVANTDASPEYRYAPYAPVNSSSTEVAQPSYNPETSGPPSVPARDYYAPAHTWTSASGEHSTNLAYASTAESRPYPFPQDEYKSTPAGSSPTKTESSQPQGSSVYNGAARGSFDAMHQYSWNGN
- a CDS encoding probable Protein required for hyphal anastomosis (HAM-2), whose translation is MSNAWPPRASQDDAQPITPIDDVTDTGEIADLAGEAEQPDLPPVPAPPTAARPPLERNSLQGAPPAAPMASLPSNDQPSGTDSLSLQQLRHIVAEFNRADPVAYDFEYTDMGPHAEEIDEWFNYQVPQWVRLSAAQRAFKWHWQHESRSQDSWDDADNDTRARFVQTAIAGVQSNDAALRSASIGKLVYLVLGRWNDTAMPNATAGDSRSVASIPQLQAIKAGVECLSSLEGLPVIWEALRSNFEVQWSGDPLGQHNSAQEAQDELMNLMTIMYVVVQDTLNDPEDMSSTYGKLLELNPSMVDYMFTATSKLRWDEQNAMPQTQILLLFWKSILLVFGGTKELEAIKDATNEMGDKAADKKTITASPLDYHVFRQEITSKYPAYVPPRPAIPLEADNTSLLPPLSSQVSRNNGANGIIPAPPQVHSGGTSILDQPVHIATPAPSPPPSPAVNGKGGKKQNYQTNQNFPFMYPPLDASSNFAGGKGPSGLQHALVGRKWEGSDIPASILEAGELFSKRVRMTRATRQLWEERERFLKFERGYNSDHNDDDDEIEGLDLNELSAEEQEILKAVKAQTKAEEKRKNPVAPEPEIDYGPRPELLSERDKQRLAAVEKFYRDALPHLQSLVIVLLRPILLNVTAIVAQQPQQAPPGMGRGNNPGMNGGPSANRQQQELPGQSLPKPPTPELSLEEVDAARTREITSKAMTGILILLLKWLRVSHVLKFEYMTQLLLDSNYVPLVLKLFAHQDVQQVVDSKMDRAENSFFHFCNLLSQSRDKAAADSVQEEDEGDDEEIEESEDEAAPPPIRRRRSPTAQNDDDTDPNSDDHASSTRPEVDELGYPLNQQPTEPITDFSRRNFFSLINYLRVMQKICKNKAHRNLLLVQYKSSTILRKSLKVPQPELRLYTLKLFKNQVPYCGRKWRQSNMRVITAIYLHCRPELKDEWLAGSDVDAEVDAALPLEQALRSLTHWLNLRRYPDKIAPDIRAAMRDEQDFFSRELEKLELNWTEGGGDDGMSELEPGEVW